In Crassostrea angulata isolate pt1a10 chromosome 6, ASM2561291v2, whole genome shotgun sequence, a genomic segment contains:
- the LOC128188132 gene encoding centrosomal protein of 89 kDa-like isoform X5, with protein sequence MFPTAADDDPFSDPESSLYDYQVMEEAGYSSVEFGHAGGSRKRISYSDREPVPLPGPSTLREHTIDEEMPGQFYHTLEKHEDIDDENALYAKPVKKGKVHRTSSGEDPALQQTGQRVREAYRQVIEPDSDEIQEEMTTQKVTTVTIEKTPTLRSRKQSTPRDSEIQEETLVKSSKEGHSNPREPTDEAGASPSPRQSGRHSGSNTARSISEIHTARSTDKLQRGLEGQNALLRSINESLEEEVTTFRQVTSALEKGDRDTAANLLLKKQLTDMKDENETLKNTVHRLTVEFSDFQAKHRVLKPEERSIASELLGLPSKGPCPSWLINTKYLSPLFLAYDDRLEEREKIIKRYQMEIDKLKLQAEDIVTENQQLQEKFERIQTENPVDMNDWENLKENARLVLEENQNLLEQIEVKDQKAQDMHQAHMQEVSKINKQLVLLRAEKADQDQDLEEIKKRYKELKTKYDAMLLENQSQQSSETYINNIAELKRTFTEKEENYHQEIQNLKIKIQAVQDERKNQTLNFVELQAENKRCQAELRAMRKAIRKAQSKIIYLQKAIEQSESKEQNVQDQLASVIKVAEKNAYERDSFAKAVRDRETETKKAMNKMLQNSVSKGKMEEKLKLYKLKAAAKINTVAGRLKEQDEVFMNQKKEYEREINHLRLLLQEKEHNLYDIATEKREVEDELEIVWQSANSENDRMKTVLKKTMKKLRQHEQLSEAMDQQEPKKIVYVSSDGEAD encoded by the exons ATGTTTCCCACAGCAGCAGACGATGACCCATTCAGTGACCCCGAAAGTAGTCTCTATGACTACCAGGTCATGGAAGAAGCAGg ATATTCTTCAGTGGAGTTTGGACATGCTGGTGGGAGTAGGAAGAGAATCAGTTACTCGGACAGGGAACCAGTTCCTTTGCCCGGTCCCTCCACTCTCAGAGAGCACACCATTGATGAAGAAATGCCAG gTCAGTTTTACCATACTTTAGAGAAACATGAGGACATTGATGATGAAAATGCATTGTATGCTAAGCCTGTGAAGAAAggaaaagtacat AGAACTAGTTCAGGGGAGGATCCGGCCCTTCAACAGACGGGCCAGAGAGTGCGGGAAGCTTACCGTCAGGTGATAGAACCAGACTCGGACGAAATCCAAGAGGAAATG aCAACACAGAAG GTGACAACAGTTACAATAGAAAAGACTCCTACCCTCAGATCAAGGAAGCAGTCCACACCTAGAG ATTCAGAGATACAAGAGGAAACTTTGGTCAAATCATCCAAAGAAGGTCACTCTAATCCAAGGGAGCCAACTGATGAAGCCG GTGCGAGTCCTTCACCCAGACAGTCGGGCAGGCACTCGGGATCCAACACCGCCCGCAGTATATCAGAGATACACACTGCCCGCAGTACAGACAAGTTACAGCGGGGGCTGGAGGGACAGAACGCTCTACTCCGCTCCATTAATGAGTCGCTGGAGGAAGAGGTCACAACCTTTAGACAGGTCACATCAGCCCTGGAGAAAGGGG ATCGTGACACAGCTGCTAATTTGCTGTTGAAGAAACAACTGACAGACATGAAGGATGAGAATGagacattgaaaaatactgtaCACAGATTGACTGTGGAGTTCAGTGATTTCCAGGCCAAACACAGGGTCCTCAAACCTGAGGAAAGATCG ATTGCTTCAGAATTACTCGGTTTGCCTAGCAAGGGACCCTGCCCATCATGGCTT ATAAATACAAAGTACCTGTCACCCCTGTTTCTGGCCTATGATGACAGATTGGAGGAGAGAGAAAAGATCATCAAGAGATATCAG ATGGAAATTGACAAACTTAAGCTTCAGGCTGAGGACATTGTGACAGAAAATCAACAGCTTCAAGAAAAGTTTGAGAGAATTCAAACAGAAAACCCTGTGGATATGAATGACTG GGAGAATCTGAAAGAAAATGCTAGACTGGTTCTTGAAGAGAACCAGAATTTGTTGGAGCAGATTGAAGTAAAAGATCAGAAAGCTCAAGACATGCATCAGGCCCACATGCAAGAAG TGTCCAAGATCAACAAACAACTAGTGCTACTGAGAGCGGAGAAAGCTGACCAAGACCAAGACCTGGAGGAGATCAAGAAGCGCTACAAGGAACTGAAGACTAAATATGACGCCATGCTTCTGGAGAACCAGAGCCAGCAGTCCTCGGAGACGTACATCAACAACATAGCAGAACTGAAGAG GACTTTTACAGAAAAAGAGGAAAATTATCATCAGGAAatacaaaatctgaaaattaaGATCCAG GCTGTACAAGATGAGAGGAAAAATCAGACACTTAATTTTGTGGAATTACAAGCTGAAAATAAGCGATGCCAAGCTGAGTTGCGAGCCATGAGAAAAGCCATCAG GAAAGCCCAGAGTAAGATCATCTATCTACAGAAAGCGATCGAGCAGTCGGAGTCTAAGGAGCAAAACGTCCAGGATCAGTTGGCCTCGGTCATTAAAGTG GCTGAAAAAAATGCGTATGAGAGGGATTCATTTGCAAAAGCG GTTAGAGATCGCGAAACAGAAACAAAGAAAGCCATGAATAAAATGCTTCAAAACAGTGTGTCCAAAGGAAAGATGGAGGAAAAACTAAAG TTGTACAAACTTAAGGCTGCTGCTAAAATCAACACTGTAGCTGGAAG GCTAAAGGAACAAGATGAAGTCTTCATGAACCAGAAAAAGGAGTATGAGCGGGAAATCAATCACCTGCGTCTGCTACTGCAGGAGAAAGAACACAACCTGTACGACATTGCCACGGAGAAAAG GGAAGTTGAAGATGAATTAGAAATTGTATGGCAGTCTGCAAATTCAGAAAATGACAGAATGAAAACGGTGCTTAAAAAGACAATGAAGAAATTGAGACAGCATGAGCAGTTATCTGAGGCAATGGACCAACAGGAGCCCAAGAAGATAGTGTACGTGTCGTCAGATGGGGAGGCCGATTAA